One genomic region from Harpia harpyja isolate bHarHar1 chromosome 1, bHarHar1 primary haplotype, whole genome shotgun sequence encodes:
- the JMJD4 gene encoding 2-oxoglutarate and iron-dependent oxygenase JMJD4 isoform X2 yields the protein MILCDFLFYLWPFIFSSKFTEDWGSRRNWVTWDGKPNFDHLLQKFGEAVVPVANCDVKEYNSNPKEELPFKDYIKYWKEYIKNDYRSSRGCLYLKDWHLSRAFPEQDVYTTPVYFSSDWLNEYWDAIAVDDYRFVYMGPKGSWTPFHADVFRSYSWSANICGRKKWLLYPAGQEEYLKDRYGNLPFDVTAPSLQDRSVYPRYNQSQPPVEIVQEAGEIVFIPSGWHHQVYNLEDTISINHNWVNGCNVAIMWCFLQDELAAVQREINEWKDPMDDWHLQCQLIMKSCTGIDYKEFYNFLKVIAENRISVLENGLDDEASAKNTPKAAISTLGMLHAVFDLKRTVKVLTSLSANEDFKKLDLTSLSPPPEALLHHLKAAIDTALL from the exons ATGATCCTGTGTGACTTCTTGTTTTACCTCTGGCCATTTATATTTTCCT CTAAGTTCACTGAAGACTGGGGCAGCAGGAGAAATTGGGTTACTTGGGATGGAAAGCCTAACTTTGATCATCTGCTGCAGAAGTTTG GAGAGGCTGTAGTACCAGTTGCCAACTGTGATGTCAAGGAGTACAATTCTAACCCGAAGGAGGAGCTCCCCTTCAAGGACTATATAAAGTACTGGAAAGAGTACATTAAAAATGACTACCGTTCATCCCGAGGGTGCCTTTATCTAAAGGACTGGCACCTGAGCAG AGCTTTCCCCGAGCAAGATGTGTATACAACCCCTGTGTATTTCTCATCCGACTGGCTGAATGAATACTGGGATGCTATAGCAGTGGATGATTACCGGTTTGTCTACATGGGACCTAAAGGTTCATG GACTCCATTCCATGCTGATGTCTTCCGTTCCTATAGCTGGTCAGCCAATATATGCGGGAGAAAGAAATGGCTGTTATACCCCGCAGGACAGGAGGAGTATCTGAAAGACCGCTATGGCAACTTGCCCTTCGACGTGACTGCACCTAGTCTTCAGGACAGGAGTGTTTACCCTCGCTACAACCAAAGTCAACCCCCTGTTGAAATTGTGCAGGAAGCAGGGGAGATAGTCTTCATCCCCAGTGGATGGCATCATCAAGTTTACAATCTG GAGGATACTATTTCCATTAACCACAACTGGGTGAATGGCTGCAATGTGGCTATAATGTGGTGCTTCCTCCAGGATGAATTAGCAGCTGTCCAGCGGGAAATCAATGAATGGAAGGACCCTATGGATGATTGGCACCTACAATGCCAG ttgaTCATGAAGTCTTGCACTGGTATAGACTACAAAGAGTTCTACAACTTCCTCAAAGTTATTGCAGAGAACAGGATTTCTGTCTTGGAAAACGGCCTCGATGATGAAGCTTCGGCAAAGAACACTCCAAAAGCAGCCATTTCCACCTTGGGCATGCTCCATGCAGTGTTTGATTTAAAGAGGACTGTGAAGGTGTTAACATCATTGAGTGCTAATGAAGATTTCAAGAAACTAGACCTGACGTCACTTTCTCCACCTCCGGAGGCATTGCTCCACCACTTGAAAGCAGCAATAGATACAGCACTACTCTAA
- the JMJD4 gene encoding 2-oxoglutarate and iron-dependent oxygenase JMJD4 isoform X1 has protein sequence MDRATFACSTAFFRDYNSSSQGAFCLPGGHVDFIEKVESFTYSDFFRDYLIPNHPCIFSAKFTEDWGSRRNWVTWDGKPNFDHLLQKFGEAVVPVANCDVKEYNSNPKEELPFKDYIKYWKEYIKNDYRSSRGCLYLKDWHLSRAFPEQDVYTTPVYFSSDWLNEYWDAIAVDDYRFVYMGPKGSWTPFHADVFRSYSWSANICGRKKWLLYPAGQEEYLKDRYGNLPFDVTAPSLQDRSVYPRYNQSQPPVEIVQEAGEIVFIPSGWHHQVYNLEDTISINHNWVNGCNVAIMWCFLQDELAAVQREINEWKDPMDDWHLQCQLIMKSCTGIDYKEFYNFLKVIAENRISVLENGLDDEASAKNTPKAAISTLGMLHAVFDLKRTVKVLTSLSANEDFKKLDLTSLSPPPEALLHHLKAAIDTALL, from the exons ATGGACAGGGCAACATTTGCCTGTTCCACTGCCTTTTTTCGTGACTACAACAGTTCATCTCAGGGTGCGTTCTGTCTCCCCGGAGGACACGTTGACTTTATTGAAAAAGTAGAATCATTCACTTACTCAGACTTTTTCCGGGATTATTTGATTCCCAACCATCCCTGTATTTTCTCAGCTAAGTTCACTGAAGACTGGGGCAGCAGGAGAAATTGGGTTACTTGGGATGGAAAGCCTAACTTTGATCATCTGCTGCAGAAGTTTG GAGAGGCTGTAGTACCAGTTGCCAACTGTGATGTCAAGGAGTACAATTCTAACCCGAAGGAGGAGCTCCCCTTCAAGGACTATATAAAGTACTGGAAAGAGTACATTAAAAATGACTACCGTTCATCCCGAGGGTGCCTTTATCTAAAGGACTGGCACCTGAGCAG AGCTTTCCCCGAGCAAGATGTGTATACAACCCCTGTGTATTTCTCATCCGACTGGCTGAATGAATACTGGGATGCTATAGCAGTGGATGATTACCGGTTTGTCTACATGGGACCTAAAGGTTCATG GACTCCATTCCATGCTGATGTCTTCCGTTCCTATAGCTGGTCAGCCAATATATGCGGGAGAAAGAAATGGCTGTTATACCCCGCAGGACAGGAGGAGTATCTGAAAGACCGCTATGGCAACTTGCCCTTCGACGTGACTGCACCTAGTCTTCAGGACAGGAGTGTTTACCCTCGCTACAACCAAAGTCAACCCCCTGTTGAAATTGTGCAGGAAGCAGGGGAGATAGTCTTCATCCCCAGTGGATGGCATCATCAAGTTTACAATCTG GAGGATACTATTTCCATTAACCACAACTGGGTGAATGGCTGCAATGTGGCTATAATGTGGTGCTTCCTCCAGGATGAATTAGCAGCTGTCCAGCGGGAAATCAATGAATGGAAGGACCCTATGGATGATTGGCACCTACAATGCCAG ttgaTCATGAAGTCTTGCACTGGTATAGACTACAAAGAGTTCTACAACTTCCTCAAAGTTATTGCAGAGAACAGGATTTCTGTCTTGGAAAACGGCCTCGATGATGAAGCTTCGGCAAAGAACACTCCAAAAGCAGCCATTTCCACCTTGGGCATGCTCCATGCAGTGTTTGATTTAAAGAGGACTGTGAAGGTGTTAACATCATTGAGTGCTAATGAAGATTTCAAGAAACTAGACCTGACGTCACTTTCTCCACCTCCGGAGGCATTGCTCCACCACTTGAAAGCAGCAATAGATACAGCACTACTCTAA